A region from the Thermococcus sp. Bubb.Bath genome encodes:
- a CDS encoding respiratory chain complex I subunit 1 family protein, protein MDVVSNVVYPVAGLLGLYAFVSLASLVWEGIDRKLVARMQRRIGPPILQPVYDFLKLASKETIIPNTASYMFKAAPVLALATVIALLVYTPMGFTPILASKGDVIVFIYLLTLISFFKILGAISSGNPYAKIGAAREATIMVSREPAMMLAIFTIMWRIGKLGVDKPFSMGTFYQHNIWEIGTPMSFVGAVILLYVFAVWLASEIEVGFFNIPDAEEEIAEGLLVEYSGRYLALLKLTHSMKAFISASLVVAIFFPWGISGYFGLTGISANVGDLLFHTLKVFILLFVVQSVFRAVTGRLKITQAVDFLWKNVFLASLVGSLLIAMEVIM, encoded by the coding sequence ATGGACGTGGTGAGCAACGTAGTTTACCCGGTCGCGGGCCTGCTCGGCCTCTACGCTTTCGTCTCACTTGCCTCGCTCGTCTGGGAGGGAATAGACAGGAAGTTAGTGGCCAGAATGCAGAGGAGGATTGGTCCGCCGATACTTCAGCCTGTTTACGACTTCCTCAAACTAGCGAGCAAGGAGACGATCATACCTAACACCGCCAGCTACATGTTTAAAGCAGCGCCGGTTCTTGCCTTGGCGACGGTTATAGCTCTTTTAGTCTACACACCAATGGGCTTCACGCCGATTTTGGCGAGCAAGGGGGACGTCATCGTCTTCATTTACCTCCTGACCCTCATCAGCTTCTTCAAAATTCTCGGTGCCATAAGCTCAGGGAATCCCTACGCCAAGATAGGGGCTGCCAGGGAGGCCACGATAATGGTCTCAAGGGAACCTGCGATGATGCTGGCGATATTCACAATAATGTGGCGCATTGGAAAACTTGGCGTAGACAAGCCCTTCAGCATGGGGACCTTTTATCAGCACAACATCTGGGAGATAGGGACCCCAATGAGCTTTGTTGGGGCGGTTATACTCCTCTACGTCTTCGCGGTCTGGCTGGCAAGCGAGATAGAGGTCGGGTTCTTCAACATTCCGGATGCGGAAGAGGAGATAGCGGAGGGACTCCTCGTCGAGTACAGCGGGAGGTACCTGGCTTTGCTCAAGCTGACTCACTCAATGAAAGCTTTCATCTCAGCCTCTCTTGTGGTTGCAATATTCTTCCCATGGGGAATTTCCGGCTACTTCGGGCTGACGGGCATTTCAGCAAACGTAGGGGATCTGCTCTTCCACACTTTGAAGGTGTTCATACTCCTCTTCGTCGTCCAGAGTGTCTTTAGAGCAGTAACGGGAAGACTGAAGATAACGCAGGCCGTTGACTTTCTATGGAAGAACGTCTTCCTGGCCTCACTGGTCGGTTCGCTCCTTATTGCAATGGAGGTGATAATGTGA
- a CDS encoding ferritin family protein, giving the protein MMDVDEVIGMLSKLSYEETLAYWISGEKEEAELYKELAERTKALGLEESIVKVFEKLSKDSQRHADELGRVFRESFLIEPKTNIPPVEVLSVLNKFERADQIKEVLEAAMESELTAHKVYKLLTEKAEDERLKELYLKLAEVEKTHYEALKTEYEKLGG; this is encoded by the coding sequence ATGATGGACGTTGATGAGGTCATTGGGATGCTCTCGAAGCTGAGCTATGAGGAGACCTTAGCCTACTGGATAAGCGGAGAGAAGGAGGAAGCAGAGCTCTACAAAGAGCTCGCGGAGAGGACAAAGGCGCTCGGCCTTGAGGAGAGCATCGTTAAAGTTTTTGAGAAGCTTTCAAAAGACTCCCAGAGACACGCCGATGAGCTGGGGAGGGTTTTCAGGGAGAGCTTTTTGATAGAGCCGAAAACAAATATTCCGCCTGTGGAAGTTCTATCTGTTCTGAACAAGTTCGAGAGGGCTGACCAGATAAAGGAAGTCCTCGAGGCGGCGATGGAGAGCGAGCTGACCGCCCACAAGGTCTACAAGCTCCTGACGGAGAAAGCGGAAGACGAGAGGCTGAAGGAGCTCTACCTGAAGCTTGCAGAGGTTGAGAAAACTCATTACGAGGCCCTAAAGACTGAATATGAAAAGCTGGGTGGTTGA
- a CDS encoding proton-conducting transporter membrane subunit, with amino-acid sequence MNCEAILPYLIIVPLFGAFSMPIINLAGRKAREAWAVIISGITLLIGSAVFYAVYENGPILYTLGAKSPLGQGVSFPVRIVWEVDLLSALMVLMVTLVAFLAVVYSLGYMKHDTGLDKYYTLILVLELGMLGIAITGDLFNFYVFLEIMSIASYALVAFRNDTWEGIEAGIKYMFTGSIASSLVLLGIALLYGEYGTLTMGYLAVKLAQNPTVVAKVALAFFIAGLLFKSGASPVHMWLADAHPAAPSSISAMLSGLVIKIGGVYALARILFSIYGASVGMKTVGWIIILFACITLIVGNAMAVIQTDMKRLLAYSSVGQIGYILLGLGIGLAAYGSRTGDIALAGAVYHTFNHALMKALLFLIAGAVIHELGTRNLNELSGLAKTMPKTTFAFLIGAAAIIGMPPLNGFASKWLIYESSAIFNPVLGAIAIIGTAFCTAAYVRVIYTFFGRPSERVMTAKDPEASMLWPMTILVLAIIVMGLFPWQISDKVMIPAAKALENQLGYIATLMGGA; translated from the coding sequence ATGAACTGCGAGGCTATCTTACCTTACCTAATCATTGTCCCGCTCTTCGGGGCGTTCTCAATGCCGATAATCAACCTGGCCGGAAGGAAAGCCAGGGAGGCCTGGGCAGTCATTATCTCCGGAATAACTCTCCTGATAGGCTCCGCGGTCTTCTATGCAGTCTACGAAAACGGCCCGATACTTTACACCCTCGGTGCAAAGAGCCCACTCGGACAGGGGGTGAGCTTTCCCGTAAGAATCGTCTGGGAGGTTGACCTGCTCTCGGCCTTAATGGTGCTCATGGTGACCCTCGTGGCCTTCCTGGCGGTGGTCTATTCGCTCGGCTACATGAAGCACGATACCGGCCTTGACAAGTACTACACCCTCATCCTGGTTCTCGAACTTGGAATGCTCGGCATAGCGATAACCGGCGACCTCTTCAACTTCTACGTATTCCTCGAGATAATGAGTATAGCGAGCTACGCCCTCGTCGCCTTCAGAAACGACACATGGGAGGGCATCGAGGCGGGCATAAAGTACATGTTCACCGGCTCGATAGCGAGCTCGCTCGTCCTCCTCGGAATAGCCCTCCTCTACGGCGAATACGGAACCCTCACGATGGGCTACCTCGCGGTTAAACTCGCCCAGAATCCGACGGTTGTCGCTAAGGTCGCCCTTGCGTTCTTCATCGCAGGACTGCTCTTCAAGAGCGGTGCATCGCCGGTACACATGTGGCTCGCCGATGCCCACCCTGCGGCACCAAGCTCGATTTCAGCCATGCTTTCCGGCCTGGTCATCAAGATAGGCGGTGTCTACGCCCTCGCCAGGATTCTCTTCAGCATCTACGGGGCAAGCGTGGGCATGAAGACCGTCGGCTGGATAATTATCCTCTTTGCCTGCATAACCCTCATCGTCGGCAACGCGATGGCGGTGATACAGACGGACATGAAGAGACTTTTAGCTTACTCCTCCGTCGGACAGATCGGATACATCCTCCTCGGCCTCGGAATAGGTTTAGCTGCCTATGGAAGCAGAACTGGGGATATTGCCCTCGCTGGAGCGGTATACCACACCTTCAACCATGCCCTCATGAAGGCGCTCCTCTTCCTCATAGCTGGAGCTGTCATTCACGAACTCGGGACGAGGAACCTCAACGAGCTGAGCGGCCTTGCCAAGACCATGCCGAAGACGACCTTCGCCTTTCTCATCGGCGCGGCGGCAATAATAGGAATGCCCCCGCTTAACGGCTTCGCGAGTAAGTGGCTCATCTACGAGAGCTCGGCTATCTTTAACCCGGTTTTGGGCGCGATAGCGATAATCGGGACTGCCTTCTGTACAGCGGCCTACGTGAGGGTCATCTACACCTTCTTCGGAAGGCCGAGTGAAAGGGTAATGACGGCAAAAGACCCAGAGGCGAGTATGCTCTGGCCCATGACAATCCTCGTTTTAGCTATAATCGTCATGGGACTCTTCCCGTGGCAGATAAGCGACAAAGTCATGATCCCAGCGGCGAAGGCACTCGAAAACCAGCTTGGATACATAGCAACCCTCATGGGGGGTGCCTGA
- a CDS encoding NADH-quinone oxidoreductase subunit K: MIQFQFITAFLLIALGIYAFLAKRNLLKLILALDIIDSGIHLLLISLGYRMELNELPTAPIYTGYETLKSPMVGPLPQALVLTSIVIGVCVLSLAVALTINAYRHYGTLDVRALRRLRG; encoded by the coding sequence GTGATCCAGTTTCAGTTCATCACGGCCTTCCTGCTCATAGCCCTTGGAATTTATGCCTTTCTGGCAAAGAGAAACCTGCTCAAGCTGATCCTGGCGTTGGACATCATAGACTCGGGGATTCACCTGCTCCTCATCAGCCTGGGTTACAGGATGGAGCTCAACGAACTCCCAACGGCACCAATCTACACCGGCTACGAGACCCTCAAAAGCCCGATGGTCGGCCCGCTGCCGCAGGCGCTCGTCCTCACGAGCATAGTCATCGGCGTCTGTGTCCTCTCGCTGGCGGTTGCCCTGACGATAAACGCCTACCGCCACTACGGAACCCTGGATGTGAGAGCCCTGAGGAGGTTGAGGGGATGA
- a CDS encoding DUF4040 domain-containing protein has protein sequence MNAVSLDMMIQAIILTGVLITAYLTIRYRDLLSAALASAAMSLLLSLEFYTLHAPDVAIAEAAVGAGIVTAVVVYGIAKTERWEGRA, from the coding sequence ATGAACGCCGTGAGCTTAGACATGATGATCCAGGCGATAATCCTCACCGGAGTGCTCATCACTGCCTACCTCACAATACGCTACCGCGACCTTCTATCGGCGGCCTTGGCTTCAGCTGCCATGAGCCTACTTCTCAGCCTGGAGTTCTACACCCTCCACGCGCCGGACGTTGCCATAGCTGAGGCTGCCGTTGGTGCTGGAATTGTTACTGCCGTGGTTGTTTACGGCATCGCGAAGACAGAGAGATGGGAGGGAAGAGCATGA
- a CDS encoding NADH-quinone oxidoreductase subunit C, with the protein MSEANPVITEVNEPTKDENVAKRIAERFPNVNVEVKINKWGRRRVWVRVPREDYKALMRFIEELDPEAHYSIGVEQDLSDELGFVSHLVVHYRDAPAVSLIVDVHAPKDNPVLPDISDVFPIALQFERECAEMVGLDFEGAPDKRRLFLPDDFPEGIYPLRLDDKGISDEMAHNAGHPYLLGGGKK; encoded by the coding sequence ATGAGTGAAGCTAATCCTGTTATCACCGAAGTTAATGAACCTACAAAAGATGAGAACGTAGCAAAGAGAATAGCCGAGCGCTTCCCGAACGTGAACGTTGAGGTGAAAATCAACAAGTGGGGAAGGAGGAGGGTCTGGGTTAGGGTTCCAAGGGAGGATTACAAGGCCCTGATGAGGTTCATCGAGGAGCTTGATCCGGAGGCCCACTACTCGATAGGAGTAGAGCAGGATTTGAGCGATGAGCTCGGCTTCGTGAGTCACCTTGTGGTTCACTATAGGGACGCTCCGGCGGTTTCTCTCATCGTGGACGTCCACGCTCCCAAAGACAACCCGGTTCTTCCGGATATCAGCGATGTCTTTCCAATAGCACTCCAGTTTGAGAGGGAATGTGCGGAGATGGTTGGGCTGGACTTCGAGGGTGCCCCTGACAAGAGGCGGCTCTTTCTCCCGGACGACTTCCCGGAGGGTATTTACCCACTCCGCCTCGATGATAAGGGGATTTCTGATGAGATGGCGCACAACGCAGGTCACCCGTACCTGTTGGGGGGTGGGAAGAAATGA
- a CDS encoding NADH-quinone oxidoreductase subunit B family protein → MAITVPANQNDQKSDPSERKRLERRVAHLCRFIGRSPWVFHVNGGSCNGCDIEIIAALTPRYDAERFGVKLVGSPRHADILVVTGSITNQSLERVKLVYEQTPDPKIVMAVGACPTGGGVFYESPFTNAPLSNVIPVDVYVPGCPPRPEAILQGVVLALEKLAKMIKGEISEEVEE, encoded by the coding sequence ATGGCGATAACCGTTCCCGCTAACCAAAATGACCAAAAATCAGACCCCTCGGAGCGCAAAAGGCTTGAGAGGAGGGTAGCCCATCTCTGCAGGTTTATCGGGAGGTCACCCTGGGTCTTTCACGTTAACGGTGGCTCGTGCAACGGCTGTGATATTGAAATCATAGCGGCCCTAACGCCGCGCTACGACGCGGAGCGCTTTGGAGTCAAGCTCGTCGGCAGTCCCAGGCATGCCGACATATTGGTGGTCACAGGTTCGATTACCAACCAGAGCCTTGAGAGGGTAAAGCTCGTCTACGAACAGACCCCAGACCCAAAGATAGTCATGGCCGTTGGAGCGTGTCCGACGGGAGGAGGCGTCTTCTACGAGAGCCCCTTCACAAACGCACCGCTGAGCAACGTCATTCCAGTTGATGTCTACGTTCCAGGTTGCCCGCCGAGGCCGGAGGCTATACTCCAGGGAGTCGTTTTGGCCCTGGAGAAACTTGCCAAGATGATTAAGGGTGAGATCTCTGAGGAGGTGGAAGAATGA
- a CDS encoding 4Fe-4S binding protein, giving the protein MKAPILVPVVLRNLFKRPATNRFPQMEPVPIPEDFRGMISYNVDKCVGCRMCVNVCPAGVFVYLPEIRKVALWTARCIYCGQCVDVCPTGALQLSRDFLLASYDNKSDRFIPLEPEKVEEIKRKLEEQKKVKEAAKKEKEGKNV; this is encoded by the coding sequence GTGAAGGCTCCAATCCTCGTCCCAGTGGTGCTCAGGAACCTGTTCAAGAGACCAGCAACTAACCGCTTCCCTCAGATGGAGCCGGTGCCGATTCCTGAGGACTTCAGGGGTATGATAAGTTACAACGTGGACAAATGCGTCGGGTGCAGGATGTGCGTCAACGTCTGCCCGGCAGGGGTTTTTGTTTACCTCCCTGAGATACGGAAGGTGGCCCTCTGGACGGCAAGATGTATCTACTGCGGCCAGTGTGTCGACGTATGCCCGACCGGAGCGCTTCAGCTCAGCAGGGACTTCCTCCTGGCCAGCTACGACAACAAAAGCGACCGTTTCATCCCGCTGGAGCCAGAGAAGGTCGAGGAAATAAAGAGAAAGCTGGAAGAGCAGAAGAAGGTCAAAGAGGCCGCGAAGAAGGAGAAGGAAGGGAAAAATGTCTGA
- a CDS encoding nickel-dependent hydrogenase large subunit, translating into MTEKVEYWVKIPFGPIHPGLEEPEKFILTLDGERIVDVDVKLGYNLRGIQWIALRRNYIQMMYLVERICGICSFSHNHTYTRAVEEAAGIEVPERAEYIRVIIGELERIHSHLLNIGVLFHDIGYDTLFHLTWLAREKVMDTLEAVSGNRVNYSMTTIGGVRRDIDEKKRRVIEEMIKYYREVFPQIEEAFLHDPTIEARFRDAAVISKRIALEQGAVGPTGRGSGIRDDARWSEGLGVYPDLGIKPVMPQDVTGERPRGDVFDRMAVRIGELYQSLELIEGALDAMPDGPVKAFPKDNVLYAKLRLMVDGEGIGRYEAPRGELVHYVRGKKGSDKPLRWKAREPTFPNLFAVARGVIGDQVADFVVAVASIDPCLSCTDRVAVIQDGKKKILTEKDLLRESIKKTREINPEIKGDPSPLGVGCVR; encoded by the coding sequence ATGACCGAAAAGGTCGAATACTGGGTTAAGATACCCTTTGGACCCATTCACCCAGGTTTGGAGGAGCCTGAGAAGTTCATACTCACACTCGACGGCGAGAGGATAGTGGATGTGGATGTAAAACTCGGCTACAACCTGCGCGGAATCCAGTGGATAGCCCTTAGGAGGAACTACATCCAGATGATGTACCTTGTAGAGAGGATATGCGGAATCTGCTCTTTCTCCCACAACCACACCTACACGAGGGCCGTTGAGGAAGCGGCGGGCATAGAGGTGCCGGAGAGGGCCGAATACATTCGCGTCATCATCGGCGAGCTTGAGAGAATCCACTCCCACCTGTTGAACATCGGCGTTCTGTTCCACGACATAGGCTACGACACACTGTTCCATCTCACATGGCTAGCCCGTGAGAAAGTCATGGATACCCTTGAGGCTGTCTCTGGAAACCGTGTGAACTACTCAATGACCACCATTGGGGGAGTGAGAAGGGACATCGACGAGAAGAAGAGAAGGGTCATCGAGGAGATGATAAAGTACTACAGGGAGGTCTTTCCGCAGATAGAGGAGGCCTTCCTCCACGACCCGACGATAGAGGCCCGTTTCAGGGATGCGGCGGTGATAAGTAAGCGCATTGCCCTGGAGCAGGGTGCAGTAGGGCCAACTGGAAGGGGAAGTGGAATCAGGGACGACGCTCGCTGGAGCGAAGGACTTGGAGTCTACCCCGACCTCGGAATAAAGCCCGTAATGCCCCAGGACGTGACAGGGGAGAGGCCGAGAGGGGACGTCTTCGACAGAATGGCCGTGAGAATAGGCGAGCTTTACCAGAGCCTTGAACTCATAGAGGGCGCCCTCGATGCCATGCCCGACGGGCCGGTAAAGGCTTTCCCTAAGGACAACGTCCTCTATGCCAAGCTTAGACTGATGGTTGACGGAGAGGGGATAGGCAGATATGAAGCTCCAAGGGGAGAATTAGTACACTACGTCCGCGGAAAGAAGGGCTCCGATAAGCCGCTCCGCTGGAAGGCGAGGGAGCCGACGTTCCCGAACCTCTTCGCGGTTGCCAGGGGAGTCATCGGCGACCAGGTGGCAGACTTCGTAGTAGCCGTTGCCTCAATAGACCCGTGCCTGAGCTGTACCGACAGGGTCGCCGTGATACAGGACGGCAAGAAGAAAATCCTGACTGAGAAGGATCTCCTGAGGGAGTCGATAAAGAAGACGCGCGAGATCAACCCGGAGATCAAGGGAGACCCGAGCCCGCTTGGTGTGGGCTGTGTGAGGTGA
- a CDS encoding ASCH domain-containing protein, giving the protein MATWKMGLQEEYLKAITEGRKRIEGRLYDEKRQKIKPGDTIIFENRLMCVVKDIRVYSSFREMLESEGIENVLPGVGDIEEGIRVYRKFYSEEKEKKYGVAAIEVEPVGRIGEEE; this is encoded by the coding sequence GTGGCAACGTGGAAGATGGGGCTCCAAGAGGAATACCTCAAGGCAATAACCGAGGGGAGGAAGAGAATCGAGGGGAGGCTTTACGACGAGAAAAGGCAAAAGATAAAGCCCGGGGACACGATAATCTTCGAGAACAGGCTCATGTGCGTCGTGAAGGACATCAGAGTCTACTCCTCCTTCAGGGAGATGCTCGAATCGGAGGGCATCGAGAACGTCCTCCCCGGGGTTGGGGATATTGAGGAAGGGATAAGGGTGTACCGGAAGTTTTATTCGGAGGAGAAGGAGAAGAAATACGGGGTAGCTGCAATTGAAGTAGAACCCGTTGGTCGGATAGGAGAGGAGGAGTGA
- the pcp gene encoding pyroglutamyl-peptidase I — protein sequence MKVLVTGFEPFGGEKINPSWAAVRRLPDEVEGVEVIKFQLPVTFNGVRETLPRMIVKEHPDAVVLTGQAGGRPNITVERVAINVMDSTMPDNEGYKPEDEPVFEGALTAYFATLPIKVIVRALRKAKIPASISNTAGTYVCNAAMFTALHTIAVSGMDAKAGFIHVPFSHEQALDKPRPSMALETIEKALEISIRTLIDDLNRERI from the coding sequence ATGAAGGTTCTCGTTACGGGCTTTGAGCCGTTTGGCGGCGAGAAGATCAACCCCTCATGGGCGGCCGTTAGAAGGCTTCCGGATGAAGTTGAGGGTGTTGAAGTAATTAAATTCCAGCTCCCAGTCACTTTCAACGGAGTCAGGGAGACACTCCCTAGGATGATAGTCAAAGAGCATCCAGATGCCGTTGTCCTGACAGGACAGGCGGGTGGTAGGCCGAACATAACCGTCGAAAGGGTCGCGATAAACGTCATGGACTCAACGATGCCCGACAACGAGGGATACAAGCCGGAAGATGAGCCTGTCTTTGAGGGGGCTCTCACTGCCTACTTCGCCACGCTTCCGATAAAGGTCATCGTGAGGGCCCTGAGGAAGGCGAAGATACCCGCCTCGATCTCGAACACTGCAGGAACCTACGTGTGCAACGCGGCTATGTTCACGGCCCTTCACACGATAGCCGTTTCTGGGATGGATGCAAAAGCGGGCTTCATACACGTCCCCTTCAGCCACGAGCAAGCCCTTGACAAGCCGAGGCCTTCGATGGCGCTTGAAACCATCGAGAAGGCTTTAGAAATCTCGATTAGAACCCTTATTGATGATTTGAACAGGGAGCGCATCTAA
- a CDS encoding ferritin family protein, whose product MVVEILNEIRKLNERELLSYWVKGEYEEAETYWKLAERAREIGLPEEVVNTFKRLGDESKGHGDELYKIYRENYGEELVEVDIPNVESLNVLGKFWKVEDLEDVLQVAMESEKLAETIYCKLAEETKNQRLREVYLTLADVERGHYESLKKLAIKMGVNEG is encoded by the coding sequence ATGGTCGTGGAAATCCTGAACGAGATAAGGAAGCTGAACGAGAGGGAGCTCCTCTCCTACTGGGTAAAGGGGGAATACGAGGAAGCCGAAACCTACTGGAAACTAGCTGAGAGAGCCAGGGAGATTGGTCTCCCAGAGGAAGTTGTGAACACCTTCAAGCGACTTGGGGACGAGTCAAAGGGGCACGGCGACGAGCTCTACAAGATCTACCGTGAGAACTACGGGGAAGAGTTGGTGGAGGTGGATATCCCGAACGTAGAATCGCTAAACGTCCTTGGCAAGTTCTGGAAGGTTGAGGATTTGGAAGACGTCCTCCAGGTAGCGATGGAGAGCGAGAAGCTGGCAGAGACCATCTACTGCAAGCTCGCGGAGGAAACCAAGAACCAGCGACTCAGGGAAGTCTACCTCACACTGGCGGACGTTGAAAGGGGTCACTATGAATCCCTGAAAAAGCTGGCAATTAAGATGGGGGTCAATGAAGGATAA
- a CDS encoding Na(+)/H(+) antiporter subunit B encodes MSCRPGEDGDMGLIVKTTARVTIPLIGIFGSYIVMHGHLTPGGGFQGGATIAGAGILFLIAFGLGEMKKRYNKNLYSALEGLGGLAFLGVAMLGMSVAFFYNTLWHNGPVLNGKPGTLLSAGFLPIMNLAVGLKVFTGLVSALTAIALWRRWKG; translated from the coding sequence ATGAGCTGCAGGCCAGGTGAAGATGGGGATATGGGACTCATCGTTAAGACAACCGCGAGGGTGACAATACCTCTCATCGGTATATTCGGCTCCTATATCGTCATGCACGGGCACCTAACGCCCGGTGGTGGCTTCCAGGGAGGAGCAACGATAGCCGGAGCGGGCATACTCTTCCTCATCGCATTCGGACTCGGCGAGATGAAAAAGCGCTATAACAAGAACCTTTATTCGGCCCTTGAAGGCCTCGGCGGGCTTGCCTTCCTCGGTGTGGCTATGCTGGGGATGAGTGTTGCCTTCTTCTACAACACGCTCTGGCACAACGGGCCAGTTCTCAACGGCAAACCTGGGACACTGCTCTCCGCCGGATTTCTGCCGATAATGAACCTCGCAGTTGGACTGAAGGTCTTCACTGGCCTGGTGAGTGCTTTAACAGCAATAGCCCTTTGGAGGAGGTGGAAGGGGTGA
- a CDS encoding NAD(P)/FAD-dependent oxidoreductase — protein MRYDVLIIGGGPVGNYLASLLAGKLDIALVERKQSFGGKACTGIIGAESYERLDFPKKAVVNSLRGAVFHSSIQSFEIGRKSPQAYVVDRKVLERELAKRAIKRGAHYFVGTSFMGFKNGKARLQHLKETFEVEARYYVGADGIPSAVAREIGAKSNAEFLKGYELEVIGEFRKDFTEVWVNKEVNPDFFFWVTPVEEDLARVGTFGELSSLERFLRIRNLKPTSMVEFKAGSVGFGWRMPWVRNNVALVGDAALQIKPTTAGGIVFGSICAHNLARAILNYNLELYPKSCAEVMKQVSFGLKVRKIFKGLNQDGIEKIFQILGSDDAIEVIEEYADFDNHLRTFKALAKKPRLLTRLLMISPSLIRALI, from the coding sequence ATGAGGTACGATGTTTTGATAATCGGCGGCGGTCCGGTCGGCAACTACCTGGCGTCTCTTCTCGCGGGAAAGCTTGATATAGCCCTAGTTGAGAGAAAGCAATCCTTCGGGGGAAAGGCCTGCACCGGGATAATCGGGGCTGAGAGCTACGAGAGGCTCGACTTCCCGAAGAAGGCGGTGGTGAACTCCCTTAGAGGAGCCGTCTTCCACTCGAGCATCCAGAGCTTTGAGATAGGGAGAAAGAGTCCCCAGGCCTATGTTGTGGACAGAAAAGTTCTCGAGCGGGAGCTCGCCAAGAGGGCGATAAAGAGGGGAGCACACTATTTTGTAGGAACAAGCTTCATGGGATTCAAAAACGGAAAAGCAAGGCTCCAGCATCTGAAGGAGACTTTCGAGGTGGAGGCGAGGTACTACGTGGGAGCGGACGGAATCCCCAGTGCCGTCGCGAGGGAGATAGGGGCCAAGAGCAACGCCGAGTTCCTGAAGGGATACGAGCTCGAAGTTATTGGGGAGTTCAGAAAGGACTTCACGGAGGTCTGGGTGAACAAGGAAGTAAATCCAGACTTCTTCTTCTGGGTGACGCCGGTGGAGGAAGACCTCGCAAGGGTTGGAACCTTCGGGGAGCTCTCAAGCCTGGAGCGCTTCCTCAGGATAAGGAACCTCAAGCCAACATCGATGGTGGAGTTCAAGGCCGGTTCGGTAGGCTTTGGCTGGAGGATGCCTTGGGTGAGGAACAACGTTGCCCTCGTTGGAGATGCGGCCCTTCAGATAAAGCCCACGACTGCCGGAGGGATAGTTTTCGGCTCAATATGTGCACATAACCTCGCGAGAGCAATTCTCAACTACAACCTTGAACTCTACCCCAAATCCTGCGCAGAGGTCATGAAGCAGGTATCCTTCGGGCTGAAAGTCAGGAAAATCTTCAAAGGACTCAATCAGGACGGGATAGAGAAAATCTTCCAGATACTTGGGAGCGATGATGCAATTGAGGTCATCGAGGAGTACGCGGACTTTGACAACCACCTGAGGACGTTTAAGGCCCTCGCAAAGAAGCCGAGGCTCCTGACGAGGCTCCTCATGATAAGTCCCAGCCTGATAAGAGCACTAATTTGA
- a CDS encoding hydrogenase translates to MFGYWDALYFVFVFIIGLILAYLLDQWAKKSGMGTREVGNGTKIFISGEDPDRTIPGFEHLEGNYTGRNVMWGLTYALKNFFTVLRREHTGLLTDYVSYLVITAAFVLGVLLIWG, encoded by the coding sequence ATGTTCGGCTACTGGGACGCGTTATACTTCGTCTTCGTTTTCATCATCGGCCTCATCCTGGCTTACCTACTTGACCAGTGGGCCAAGAAGAGCGGAATGGGGACTAGGGAAGTCGGGAACGGGACGAAGATATTCATCAGCGGCGAAGACCCGGACAGGACAATTCCCGGCTTCGAACACTTAGAGGGCAACTACACCGGAAGGAACGTCATGTGGGGCCTGACCTACGCCCTCAAGAACTTCTTCACCGTGCTCAGAAGAGAGCACACCGGACTGCTAACCGACTACGTGAGCTACCTCGTGATAACGGCGGCCTTCGTGCTCGGTGTTTTGTTAATCTGGGGGTGA
- the mbhE gene encoding hydrogen gas-evolving membrane-bound hydrogenase subunit E encodes MKRTIAYLSLLFILGALLYIANPNYGLKFGLGGNNWLKYRYTDNYYIEHGVEEVGGMNIVTDIVFDYRGYDTIGEATVLFTAIAGAVALLRPWRGDGE; translated from the coding sequence ATGAAGAGAACCATTGCCTATCTGTCGCTACTGTTCATACTCGGCGCGCTCCTCTACATAGCAAACCCGAACTACGGTCTGAAGTTCGGACTGGGTGGAAATAACTGGCTGAAGTATCGTTACACTGACAACTACTACATCGAGCACGGCGTTGAGGAAGTCGGTGGAATGAACATCGTCACCGACATCGTGTTCGACTACCGTGGCTACGATACCATCGGAGAGGCCACCGTCCTCTTCACTGCAATAGCAGGTGCAGTCGCCCTTCTCAGACCCTGGAGGGGGGATGGGGAATGA